From the Argentina anserina chromosome 3, drPotAnse1.1, whole genome shotgun sequence genome, the window ACAATAAACTCTCAAAACCCGACTTCGGAATTTAAGTCTATGAAAATATCCCAGCATtactaaacccaaaaaaaaggaTCCGCTTGATACTCTCCTCAGTAAAAGAAACCGAGAACCTTGCCGCCAACATTCTTTCTCCTAGCTTCCTCGTGATCCATGATTCCAGCAGAAGTTGTCAACACAATGTATCCAAACTGcaaacaaatacatattacatTCAGTGCAAAAACTTAAAACAATCAATGCAAATGAATATAAATAAACTGCGCATGCATAATTAACATGTACAAACGCTACAGTACCCTAACATCTAATACAGTGATGCATTAACAAAGGCACACCTGTCTTGAGGGAAGAAGCCTGGCAGTCCATCCTTCAATCTCCTTGACACCAACATCGAACCGAGGGCtgataaccccacacttgttCAGTCTCCCATTGAGTTCAACCACAATCTTTCCAGATCTGTGGTCATCAACATACTCAAACTCACCGATATAACCTGCAGAATTCCAAACCCAATTAATCATACAACCAAACAACTGACCACCCAATAATCATACAACCAAACAATTCATGAACCAATACTCAAGTAATTGAACAATATCAGACAAAAACATCACACAATGAACACTAGCAGACCCAACAGACATAACTAGCTAATCTTCGACCCCAAAAATAA encodes:
- the LOC126786041 gene encoding 40S ribosomal protein S15a-1, which produces MVRVSVLNDALKSMYNAEKRGKRQVMIRPSSKVIIKFLIVMQKHGYIGEFEYVDDHRSGKIVVELNGRLNKCGVISPRFDVGVKEIEGWTARLLPSRQFGYIVLTTSAGIMDHEEARRKNVGGKVLGFFY